In Daphnia magna isolate NIES linkage group LG5, ASM2063170v1.1, whole genome shotgun sequence, a single genomic region encodes these proteins:
- the LOC116922938 gene encoding male-specific lethal 3 homolog isoform X2 yields the protein MNRRRCNKFKFSEGERVLCFEPDVTKARVLYDAKVLEIQVKKDAKGKKSIEYLIHFQGWNSSWDRYVAESFILQDTQEHRLLQKELADAARTILKENRRTTKQRIGALRGADPKFRTDSESSSVEEGDSGTRSSFEEDSPECDNNSEPVGCQDSGANENIVVTFTVPDSIKQLLEEDGVKIRCRKKWVKLPCHVSVATILDGFLRHYATTVTTKNPEKTRVSQRTNSTSSNTSSNAGDFATTATQLTLCKEFLDGLRVSFDFLVGTLLLYAEERPQYEQIKAKQDARINAGLNIDHPLVHDTFQWRVLPDSNKSAFKFLPCTVYGVVHLCRLLAARSDSKNAPK from the exons ATGAATCGAAGGCGCTgcaataaatttaaatttagtGAAGGTGAACGAGTTCTCTGTTTTGAGCCAGATGTAACCAAAGCTAGGGTGCTATACGACGCGAAG GTTCTCGAAATACAAGTTaaaaaggatgcaaaagggaaaaagtcTATTGAATACTTGATACACTTTCAG GGATGGAACTCATCCTGGGATCGCTATGTTGCAGAGAGCTTCATTCTTCAAGATACTCAGGAGCATAGGCTTCTGCAAAAAGAACTTGCTGATGCTGCTCGTACAATACT GAAGGAGAATAGgagaacaacaaaacaaagaattgGAGCACTAAGAGGAGCTGATCCCAAATTTAGAACCGATTCAGAGAGTTCGAGTGTGGAAGAAGGTGATTCGGGGACTCGTAGCAGCTTCGAGGAAGACAGTCCCGAGTGCGATAATAATTCGGAACCAGTCGGCTGTCAGGATTCAGGAGCTAATGAAAACATAGTTGTCACCTTCACCGTTCCAGATTCAATCAAGCAGTTGTTGGAGGAAGATGGTGTCAAAATCAGATGTCGTAAAAAG TGGGTTAAGCTGCCTTGTCATGTAAGTGTCGCTACTATCCTGGATGGATTCCTTCGACACTATGCCACTACAGTCACCACCAAAAATCCAGAAAAGACTCGAGTGTCTCAACGGACAAATAGTACCAGTAGTAACACGAGCTCCAATGCTGGGGATTTCGCCACCACTGCCACACAGTTAACACTGTGCAAAGAGTTTCTTGATGGTTTACGCGTATCCTTCGATTTTTTGGTTGGAACTCTTCTTTTATACGCCGAAGAACGTCCGCAATACGAACAGATTAAGGCAAAGCAAGACGCACGAATTAATGCAGGACTAAATATCGATCA CCCTCTTGTACATGACACCTTCCAATGGAGAGTTCTTCCCGACTCCAACAAGAGcgcttttaaatttttaccttGTACAGTATATGGCGTTGTCCACCTTTGCCGACTTCTGG CTGCCAGAAGTGATTCAAAAAATGCACCTAAATGA
- the LOC116922938 gene encoding male-specific lethal 3 homolog isoform X1, whose protein sequence is MNRRRCNKFKFSEGERVLCFEPDVTKARVLYDAKVLEIQVKKDAKGKKSIEYLIHFQGWNSSWDRYVAESFILQDTQEHRLLQKELADAARTILKENRRTTKQRIGALRGADPKFRTDSESSSVEEGDSGTRSSFEEDSPECDNNSEPVGCQDSGANENIVVTFTVPDSIKQLLEEDGVKIRCRKKWVKLPCHVSVATILDGFLRHYATTVTTKNPEKTRVSQRTNSTSSNTSSNAGDFATTATQLTLCKEFLDGLRVSFDFLVGTLLLYAEERPQYEQIKAKQDARINAGLNIDHPLVHDTFQWRVLPDSNKSAFKFLPCTVYGVVHLCRLLVKLPEVIQKMHLNEEKRRIVTNFSDLLLLYIDKNQTFPSESDYVTAAKLL, encoded by the exons ATGAATCGAAGGCGCTgcaataaatttaaatttagtGAAGGTGAACGAGTTCTCTGTTTTGAGCCAGATGTAACCAAAGCTAGGGTGCTATACGACGCGAAG GTTCTCGAAATACAAGTTaaaaaggatgcaaaagggaaaaagtcTATTGAATACTTGATACACTTTCAG GGATGGAACTCATCCTGGGATCGCTATGTTGCAGAGAGCTTCATTCTTCAAGATACTCAGGAGCATAGGCTTCTGCAAAAAGAACTTGCTGATGCTGCTCGTACAATACT GAAGGAGAATAGgagaacaacaaaacaaagaattgGAGCACTAAGAGGAGCTGATCCCAAATTTAGAACCGATTCAGAGAGTTCGAGTGTGGAAGAAGGTGATTCGGGGACTCGTAGCAGCTTCGAGGAAGACAGTCCCGAGTGCGATAATAATTCGGAACCAGTCGGCTGTCAGGATTCAGGAGCTAATGAAAACATAGTTGTCACCTTCACCGTTCCAGATTCAATCAAGCAGTTGTTGGAGGAAGATGGTGTCAAAATCAGATGTCGTAAAAAG TGGGTTAAGCTGCCTTGTCATGTAAGTGTCGCTACTATCCTGGATGGATTCCTTCGACACTATGCCACTACAGTCACCACCAAAAATCCAGAAAAGACTCGAGTGTCTCAACGGACAAATAGTACCAGTAGTAACACGAGCTCCAATGCTGGGGATTTCGCCACCACTGCCACACAGTTAACACTGTGCAAAGAGTTTCTTGATGGTTTACGCGTATCCTTCGATTTTTTGGTTGGAACTCTTCTTTTATACGCCGAAGAACGTCCGCAATACGAACAGATTAAGGCAAAGCAAGACGCACGAATTAATGCAGGACTAAATATCGATCA CCCTCTTGTACATGACACCTTCCAATGGAGAGTTCTTCCCGACTCCAACAAGAGcgcttttaaatttttaccttGTACAGTATATGGCGTTGTCCACCTTTGCCGACTTCTGG TGAAGCTGCCAGAAGTGATTCAAAAAATGCACCTAAATGAGGAGAAGCGCCGCATTGTAACCAACTTTTCAGATCTGTTGCTTTT ATACATCGACAAGAACCAAACCTTTCCATCCGAATCCGACTATGTTACTGCTGCGAAGTTGTTATAA
- the LOC116922864 gene encoding tyrosine-protein kinase RYK isoform X2: protein MGEKFFLFSFLLCLPLAKAGLNFFISQQESFRVLGLVAELAYVRDGSINDVAQHFVVPVPSHIQELCFVWVNADSKAVKYSIFTKDNSMQSVNHVSLNISNQGVVPREPQIFCLLLPCTTILPSKLEVSMKINFTSFNNVTVLNVVMKKDCSSEFRNAEQDVLSKVIPAEDSSFMLYVAVGVAFGILVVSLAAASCFLCPKHNLCHQQPPRTIVPSGTALYSPVQATCNEDLGAATLCVSDPAAHQIVVEDKTSFRLQRNNIHIGSTLLEGTFGSIFHATLQIPCQPLKDVIVKTVKHNAAEMQVRLMMEEGTRFQDLVHQNIYPLIGIVDGDGCRPLLVYPSVTYGNLKRWLLYCRGSLDGSLPHPLCTQDLVTIALHVLRGVQYLHQQNIIHRDLATRNCVIDDQFHVKLTDMALSRDFFPNDYHCLGDNENRPIKWMAMESLTRREFSTSSDIWSFGVVLWEVTTLAQQPYVEIDPFEVGRVLRDGYRLTQPINCPDELYAIMAYCWASSKSDRPTAPQLYRELHQFHHQLNEYI from the exons ATGGGtgaaaagttttttcttttttcttttcttctttgtttgcCTCTGGCGAAAGCTGGATTGAATTTTTTCATCAGTCAACAGGAATCTTTTAGAGTCTTGG gcCTTGTGGCGGAGTTAGCTTACGTCAGAGATGGAAGCATTAATGATGTCGCACAACATTTTGTGGTACCTGTACCATCCCACATACAAGAACTCTGTTTTGTGTGGGTGAATGCAGATTCCAAAGCA GTTAAATACTCCATTTTTACAAAGGATAATAGTATGCAATCAGTCAACCATGTTTCCTTAAACATTTCAAACCAAGGTGTGGTGCCAAGGGAACCCCAGATATTTTGCTTACTTTTGCCTTGTACCACCATTTTGCCTTCCAAGCTAGAGGTTTCCATGAAGATCAATTTTACTTCTTTTAACAATGTGACAGTGTTGAATGTTGTAATGAAAAAAGATTGCTCATCAG AATTCAGAAATGCTGAGCAAGATGTTCTGTCCAAAGTGATTCCAGCAGAGGATTCCTCATTTATGCTGTATGTTGCTGTGGGAGTAGCTTTTGGAATCCTTGTAGTGTCACTGGCAGCAGcctcttgttttctttgtccCAAACATAACCTGTGTCATCAGCAACCACCAAG AACAATTGTGCCCAGTGGCACAGCTTTATACTCCCCTGTTCAAGCCACGTGCAATGAAGATCTCGGGGCAGCAACGCTATGTGTCAGTGATCCAGCTGCACATCAAATTGTTGTTGAAGACAAAACATCTTTCCGGCTTCAACGAAACAATATTCACATTGGAAGTACCCTGTTAGAGGGCACATTTGGTTCAATTTTTCACGCGACTTTACAGATTCCTTGCCAGCCTCTGAAGGACGTCATAGTCAAGACAGTCAAAC ATAATGCTGCTGAGATGCAAGTCAGGCTCATGATGGAAGAAGGAACAAGGTTCCAGGATCTGGTTCATCAGAATATTTACCCGCTGATAGGCATTGTCGATGGAGATGGATGTCGACCACTTCTAGTTTATCCATCAGTAACTTATGGAAATCTGAAACG ATGGTTATTGTACTGTCGGGGATCTCTGGATGGTAGTCTACCGCATCCCCTGTGTACTCAAGACTTGGTGACCATCGCATTACATGTTTTGCGTGGTGTACAATACCTTCACCAACAAAATATTATCCACAGGGATCTGGCGACAAGAAACTGCGT AATTGATGACCAGTTTCACGTCAAACTAACGGACATGGCATTATCTCGCGACTTCTTTCCTAATGATTACCACTGCTTGGGCGACAATGAGAATCGGCCAATAAAATGGATGGCAATGGAATCACTTACTCGGAGAGAGTTCTCCACTTCTTCTGATATT TGGTCGTTTGGTGTTGTTCTTTGGGAAGTCACGACGTTGGCTCAGCAACCATATGTTGAAATTGATCCTTTTGAAGTCGGCCGAGTCCTACGTGATGGTTATAGACTTACTCAGCCAATCAACTGTCCGGATGAACT GTATGCAATCATGGCATATTGCTGGGCCTCATCCAAAAGCGACCGCCCAACGGCACCTCAGCTATATCGTGAACTGCATCAGTTTCATCATCAGCTCAACGAATATATATAA
- the LOC116922864 gene encoding tyrosine-protein kinase RYK isoform X1, translating to MGEKFFLFSFLLCLPLAKAGLNFFISQQESFRVLGLVAELAYVRDGSINDVAQHFVVPVPSHIQELCFVWVNADSKAVKYSIFTKDNSMQSVNHVSLNISNQGVVPREPQIFCLLLPCTTILPSKLEVSMKINFTSFNNVTVLNVVMKKDCSSEEFRNAEQDVLSKVIPAEDSSFMLYVAVGVAFGILVVSLAAASCFLCPKHNLCHQQPPRTIVPSGTALYSPVQATCNEDLGAATLCVSDPAAHQIVVEDKTSFRLQRNNIHIGSTLLEGTFGSIFHATLQIPCQPLKDVIVKTVKHNAAEMQVRLMMEEGTRFQDLVHQNIYPLIGIVDGDGCRPLLVYPSVTYGNLKRWLLYCRGSLDGSLPHPLCTQDLVTIALHVLRGVQYLHQQNIIHRDLATRNCVIDDQFHVKLTDMALSRDFFPNDYHCLGDNENRPIKWMAMESLTRREFSTSSDIWSFGVVLWEVTTLAQQPYVEIDPFEVGRVLRDGYRLTQPINCPDELYAIMAYCWASSKSDRPTAPQLYRELHQFHHQLNEYI from the exons ATGGGtgaaaagttttttcttttttcttttcttctttgtttgcCTCTGGCGAAAGCTGGATTGAATTTTTTCATCAGTCAACAGGAATCTTTTAGAGTCTTGG gcCTTGTGGCGGAGTTAGCTTACGTCAGAGATGGAAGCATTAATGATGTCGCACAACATTTTGTGGTACCTGTACCATCCCACATACAAGAACTCTGTTTTGTGTGGGTGAATGCAGATTCCAAAGCA GTTAAATACTCCATTTTTACAAAGGATAATAGTATGCAATCAGTCAACCATGTTTCCTTAAACATTTCAAACCAAGGTGTGGTGCCAAGGGAACCCCAGATATTTTGCTTACTTTTGCCTTGTACCACCATTTTGCCTTCCAAGCTAGAGGTTTCCATGAAGATCAATTTTACTTCTTTTAACAATGTGACAGTGTTGAATGTTGTAATGAAAAAAGATTGCTCATCAG AAGAATTCAGAAATGCTGAGCAAGATGTTCTGTCCAAAGTGATTCCAGCAGAGGATTCCTCATTTATGCTGTATGTTGCTGTGGGAGTAGCTTTTGGAATCCTTGTAGTGTCACTGGCAGCAGcctcttgttttctttgtccCAAACATAACCTGTGTCATCAGCAACCACCAAG AACAATTGTGCCCAGTGGCACAGCTTTATACTCCCCTGTTCAAGCCACGTGCAATGAAGATCTCGGGGCAGCAACGCTATGTGTCAGTGATCCAGCTGCACATCAAATTGTTGTTGAAGACAAAACATCTTTCCGGCTTCAACGAAACAATATTCACATTGGAAGTACCCTGTTAGAGGGCACATTTGGTTCAATTTTTCACGCGACTTTACAGATTCCTTGCCAGCCTCTGAAGGACGTCATAGTCAAGACAGTCAAAC ATAATGCTGCTGAGATGCAAGTCAGGCTCATGATGGAAGAAGGAACAAGGTTCCAGGATCTGGTTCATCAGAATATTTACCCGCTGATAGGCATTGTCGATGGAGATGGATGTCGACCACTTCTAGTTTATCCATCAGTAACTTATGGAAATCTGAAACG ATGGTTATTGTACTGTCGGGGATCTCTGGATGGTAGTCTACCGCATCCCCTGTGTACTCAAGACTTGGTGACCATCGCATTACATGTTTTGCGTGGTGTACAATACCTTCACCAACAAAATATTATCCACAGGGATCTGGCGACAAGAAACTGCGT AATTGATGACCAGTTTCACGTCAAACTAACGGACATGGCATTATCTCGCGACTTCTTTCCTAATGATTACCACTGCTTGGGCGACAATGAGAATCGGCCAATAAAATGGATGGCAATGGAATCACTTACTCGGAGAGAGTTCTCCACTTCTTCTGATATT TGGTCGTTTGGTGTTGTTCTTTGGGAAGTCACGACGTTGGCTCAGCAACCATATGTTGAAATTGATCCTTTTGAAGTCGGCCGAGTCCTACGTGATGGTTATAGACTTACTCAGCCAATCAACTGTCCGGATGAACT GTATGCAATCATGGCATATTGCTGGGCCTCATCCAAAAGCGACCGCCCAACGGCACCTCAGCTATATCGTGAACTGCATCAGTTTCATCATCAGCTCAACGAATATATATAA